Genomic DNA from Stigmatopora nigra isolate UIUO_SnigA chromosome 17, RoL_Snig_1.1, whole genome shotgun sequence:
GCCTCCtggaagagaaaaatgaaatgctgaatggaaaaaataatgtaagGGATAGGGGTTTTTATCCTAGGTGTGGCTTTATGTTGAGTCACCTGAGCTGCTGACTGGGTAGACCAGCAATTTTGACGCAGTGAGATGTGTGAGGGTCCCAGGCACAGTATGGGTCTCGGGCCAGTATGCAGTCATAACAGGACTGGTATCTGTTGCAGAAGGCGGTGGGGGACTGAACCACGCCGGAGTCGGAACCAGCGTAGAGTGATTGTGTCTGTGGGGAGAAGATTTTTTAGATATTCAAATGCAGTTCAGCAAGGATATTTGTGGGAAGTGTTTAACAAATGGTGTAATACTGACATGGGAGGACAATAGCAAGTTTTTGATTGGCTCAGAGTTCTTCAGCATCTGGATTTCCTCCACCATGTGAACCTCAGTTCCAAGGACCACTGACTTGTGTAGGACCCCCTTATCTAAAATAGAGTTGTTGTTGAAGTCTATTCTTTTGCTTGTGTGGATGAATACAATTATAAATTAGTTAGCTTTTGAGTATGTAGATTGTGTTTTGTACCTGTTCCTGTAAATATGACATCGTGAACGCTCTCGTCAAGGGCGCGGACGCGCTCCACGACAACTTGCGTGTAGTTGACATCTTTGGTAATGAGACGGGGTCTGTTCCCGATGGGAAGTACGGGGTCTTCCAGAAGTGGATGGTCTTTGACAAATTGCAGGGTTTTGTCAGGGAGGTGCAGTGAGCTGTTGATGTTCTGCTGCCGCATTTGACTATTAATGCACTGCCGGAGGACACAGTGTTGTTTTAAAATCGGCAGGATATACAATATAAAATCATGCCGTGTCTATAATGTGTGAACTTACTGCCCCCGGGCGTGGTGAGGGTGTAATGCCATTATAGCGGACCCACTTTGTGTGAGACTGCTCCACAGTGGCTTTCTGCATGTACTTGCCCTTGGAGAAGACCTCATCCACAGCAGACATGTTGTAAGCACACACTGCTGAAAGGCCAACATTTCCCCTTTGGAGACATGAAACAATAAGGTTTTACAAGTAATGAATAGTCAAAGGCATCGAGTGAAATTCAAGTGTTATaatttgcaacaacaacaaagatttGAACCAATATAACCGACCATTGCGAGGTGAAGACCCCATAGATGACTGTGTCCGCCAAGCGGGCGCCCTTCAGGATGAAGACATCGTGCACCACATTGAAGACAAAGTTGAGTTCTGGCATAGAGCAGACCAGCTTGGCTTTCAGAAATGATGTCCACTTCTTCTGCAGTGTTCTCTGTCCTCCCTGGTCGCCCTATTTTGAGAAAGGACAACATGGATGACATCGGGGCAAGCTTACCGGAAAGTCGGGAAGAATGATGTGTACTCACTTTGCAAACGCGTGCCACCCTGGGAATGAGTAGATTGCCGAAGAACTCATACTCAACAGACACCTCGGTAAAGAAGTAATAGATTTTGTCGCCCTCGCCATCTGTGGGGTTCTCCTCTTCCCTGATTACATCAGCGAATACAAAACTTGGTTCTGCAGGGCAAATGATGAATGTGTTAGATAATAATTTGAGTGCATGGACACCTCAAATACAtcataaatacattataaagtCTTTGACTTCTATTAATAACTCGCCATTGAGCCAGGATGTGGAGTATTCCGTCCTCAACATGTATGACAATGGAGAGTATCTGGAAATAATGGGCTCGCTACCCAAGAAGTTATAAGCAGTCCCTGAGTAGAGCTCTCCatctgatgaaaaaaatgtattattaaatGGTATTTTAATTTCCTTGGGAAGATCATTGTTTATAAATTGACATAAAAGTGGTGTTAACTCACCAACCATGACTGTGGTGAAGCTTTGTGCGGGGTCAAAGGAGCATTTACCTCTGCCATCTTCTGCTCGACCCTCTAATGAAAAGTTAGCCACAGTctacaatagaaaaaaactttatattgtattaaattaaataaaaataaatacaaaaattaactTCTTAGTGTCATTGAAGGCCATAAAGAGtctattttacattaaaatgctCTAATATTCAACAAGAAATCATATAGTAtaattgaatgaattaatatttatatatatttcttaattaAACCTCACCAAATAATCACACTTGGGTTGAAAGGCATGAGTCCCACAGACATAAAGTCGCTGGTCATCCACCACCTGCAGCACTCGAATGTAGTTCAGACAATCGGTCTGGAGACCACCAAAAGCCAGTAAATAATATGCAtaaacatttaattcaattctctatacatctatactaccCTACATTTGCTTACTCACCTCCTTTGATTTTCCTTTAAGGGTGCACATGGCTATGGGCGTCTCACCAACTTGCCACAGAACCTTTAACAAAGCAGTCAATATTACCTTTTATCCATATTGCTGATGAATTTCCTTCATACCTTTTTGTTCTGGACAGTCACATTCCTCTTGCTCAGCTCAAAGATGGCCTCCCGGGCACCCACATAAAGCGCATCCCGATCTTCACTCAGTAGCAATGTGGAGTAGTTGAAGATACCCGGTTCAGAAAACTTCATCAGCTCCAGATCTAAGCGCAGTGATGAAAACAATTCGGTTTTGCTTTGGTCAAAAAGGTAAGCTTTATCTCACACTGTTTGTTCCCCTTGTCTGTCATGAACAACCCTATTTCTCTCAGGACTCATAACACATAGTTGTCATGAATACAGTTCCTATTCTCTGTAAAGGAAGCTCCAAAagaccctaaccctgacccaatGCAGTATCACaatgagaaaagataaacacatATTTGACAACTGCCAACAATGGgttcaaaaagtcattttaaaggaACTTGCAGGTTGACCtatcaattaaacaaaaaaataatacaataaaggTCAGAAGTTAAAATATACGCCCGACAGTATCAGACAAATGAATTTGGAATcctaaaatggtttaaaaaaatattgaacaaggactaaatacagaaaatatttcttcactttctaaaagggaaaacaaacaaaacaacctgACACAATGTCAAACACTAATGTTTTCGGTCTAGCCAAACACTAGATTACCACAATATTGAATggaaattattaatttttcttAAATGCGTGGTAATATATAAtatcacaatttaaaaagacTTACTTCTGTCTTTCCAAGAGGTTCGAGGGACAGCATGGGGTCCATGGGTAGACACTTCCAGGAGCAGTCCCAGGAACACGCCTAACACGCCAAACCCCATGTTGGATTCCGCCAACTTGGGAATGGTGGTGTTTCCTCTGTAAGACACGGTGGAAGAATGAGCAAGATAAATTCTATTTCACAATTCAGACGAGATGAAGGAGGAGGAAAAGCTTCTCATGCTATGCTGACAGAATATGGGAACTCCACAAAAATACACTTCCCTCATAATGAAATTGGATGACTGGTTCAACCTCATGTCACAAGGTATTACTTGTATCATGTTGCGAAAGAGATGAAAAATGTTACTGTACAATGGTGTACATGTAGTACTTCTGATTTTAACTTACAATATGACAACACTAAGTACAAAACAGCAGTAGAAcacacaataataaaaataagggtacaaaaataattgtattggaAAAATTTGATGTATTTAACAGATTGTTATGTTATGAAAAAATAATGCagtaatttaaatttgaatttttccATCTGAGAAGTATTTTCTAACTGTCATAAAATGTCTTTCTCTTTTGCTTGCTACTGGTATTCAACCAGTATTTAACACTTGCTTACATTTCAAGTCAGTTTAAGGTCATTTGAAAATCTAGGGGGGTGTAGAGCGACTTTAAAGATTAGgcagaaatattaaaacaaatctcTAAATCTGTTCTCAATCCCTCTTGTGCCACACGCAGAGTGAAGACCAACCAACTTGTCCAATTTAAACCAGCACGTCAAGTTTTATGACAAGTCTGATAAGGAAAGACGTGAGATTAACAACAGTTGGAATGACATTATGCTTCAAAGTGATTAAAGGatataattcaattcaaagtgTTTCCCTTGACTTGATCCAATCATGTGATGGTGCACTGCATACCTTGAATTTTgtgaataaaagtaaaattagTTCGGGTACCTATTCACAACAAAAGGCTGAAATAATCTCGACAAAAGCCGGTAATTCTTGTTTTTCCACAACACCCTCAAAAGATTATTTTACCAAACGGGTTAATCAGGCACACGAGTCAACAGGTGATCTGGTTTTCTTGTGAGAATCGGACAAAGATTTTAACCAGTACATAATTTCATAAACTGGCCTTTTTCCACCCTTCTATATCAAAATATGATACCTGGTAATTAGTATTTTTGGTGACAAAACACTTGATCTAAACCACATCAAGTGTatttcccttaaaaaatgcactttgttaTATACAAAGCctgtgttttaaaatgatatcaAAGCTTTTCTTTGTTCTTCTATTAGAACAATGGAGAACAAATAAGGTATTGTCCCATAGGCTTAATAGGACCATTAAGACTAATTCCAAATATAGTTtggtcattatttttaataaccaGTGTTTAATGGCAGTAGGATACATAGACAATCAATCATTCCTATTGGGAAAATGGAGTGTGCTAAGGTTGTTGATTGATTCTTGATTGACTattaaattagaacaaattgcCATAGGAGTTTTAACCTCTCAAACATTGAGGTCACCAACCAAAGTTGGTCATTCCAGGCAAAAACTCTGTAATAAGAATGAGGGAGGAAGGGGGATTGCTCCAAGTGCACAAGGACCAATTGTTTATTGAAGATGGCCTCCACTCATTCCAACGCCAGACCCCACCGACCCCCCCATCCCATTCCTCTACATCAACACTGCAGAGTAGCAAACAATGAACAGAGAGAGGCAGGAGACAACACAACCGAAGTAAAAAGTCGGTTAGGCTTAGCAgcacaagaaaaaaagtccTTTAAAATTGATGTTCTTGAAAAAGACCGGAAACACGAGCTGAACTTGTAATAACGTTCTCTTGTCTTTGACCTGCCACCTAACCTCACTAGCACTCTGCATGCGTCCCATTTGGGTCAAGGCTTAACAAAAGCCTTATACTCTCATTGGAGAGGGCTCTGTGGGTTACAGTAGCAGAAAGAGCAAAACTGGCAGCCACGCTGTGCCCGCTGACAGATTTAGAGAAGCTGCCATACCGGGGATTGGTTATTCAAGACGGTTACCCTGCTGGCAAGCTTCTTTGAGTCCTTTGTGTTGCCTTCTCAGCTACTTGAGCTTCACAAGGAGGCGGACACCTGCGCTAGGCGGTGGGGTTCTCAGTATTTCGCTGGTGACCGAGTGCTGATGTTGGGTGGATGCCCACTTGGGCCGAAGTGGGTCGAGTATGTAACGTCGGCTCACATGAAAACCAGGGTGAAATGATATCGGATTATCGACAGATACTGCCAGGAAGACCTTACAATTATAGGGAGTGGGGTTATGTGTTGAACAACTGGTCTTATTGCCGAAATTAATATAGTAATTGTACAATATACCAAGAATTCAATAGAAGAATtatcaaaaatattatttggatCGTTGCAGATTAGTATATTAcattgttgatgacaattttgatgtttaaaaacaataaaatgagtTGTGTCAGTGTTCTAgataaagatttttcttttaaattacataCTAGTCTCCATCGCTGAATACTTTCTCGGATTAATGTCCgtcatttgtctttttctcaTGCCTCTCTTGTTCAAATCTATTGTGCCATGACAAAGAAAGCGCTGACTACACTTTTAGATGTTTACTAAAATAAAATCTCATGAGATAAGATTAAGAGATTATCAAACATTTTACATGACTCTATGctttattttgttgtgttggcaaaaaaaaaaaaacttgccccATCCCATAATAAAAGATGCTATCTTCCcacattttaaatgcaatgcAAACAAGACTCTGGGCATCCTGAGAGGAGAGCAACATAATTGGACATTCACTCATTGCCAACTTCGGAGCTCTTGTTGGCACAGAAACAAACTACTTTTTATATTGTTTGGGGGGAGATTTTGTGAGTTTATCACCAGTAGTACTTTGAGAAATCAGAGTGATTATCAATTTCCAATGCAACAGTTTTATGAACGGGATTTGATAAATAAAGTAGGGAATCACATATGGCTGTCTTCTCTTTAGCTCACCCCATGGGGTCTGTGGCAATCCCGACATTCGTGAGGACTCATCGGATAATACTGGGCCAgcagttaaataaatatgaccCTAAAGCACTACACTACATGAGGTTATGCgaggaccaaaaaaaatagacatattttatcattaaatgcGACTATAAATACACAGTTGAATGTGGTAGACTAAACTGACTATTGGGGACTCATCTTAAAACAAGGGGACTTATGGATTCACCCAGCATGATGAAGAGATTCTCTCAGTCCATCTGAGTCTTTAACAATCCCAACATCTGGGTTTAACCAGTATTACAACTCCAGCTGGCAATCATTTATTCATACAATTATTAAAGCATTCATATTATTCCTGCATGGCTGCAGAAATGCGGTTTTTGG
This window encodes:
- the sema4d gene encoding semaphorin-4D, with amino-acid sequence MNPYTLTEGNTTIPKLAESNMGFGVLGVFLGLLLEVSTHGPHAVPRTSWKDRNLELMKFSEPGIFNYSTLLLSEDRDALYVGAREAIFELSKRNVTVQNKKVLWQVGETPIAMCTLKGKSKETDCLNYIRVLQVVDDQRLYVCGTHAFQPKCDYLTVANFSLEGRAEDGRGKCSFDPAQSFTTVMVDGELYSGTAYNFLGSEPIISRYSPLSYMLRTEYSTSWLNEPSFVFADVIREEENPTDGEGDKIYYFFTEVSVEYEFFGNLLIPRVARVCKGDQGGQRTLQKKWTSFLKAKLVCSMPELNFVFNVVHDVFILKGARLADTVIYGVFTSQWGNVGLSAVCAYNMSAVDEVFSKGKYMQKATVEQSHTKWVRYNGITPSPRPGACINSQMRQQNINSSLHLPDKTLQFVKDHPLLEDPVLPIGNRPRLITKDVNYTQVVVERVRALDESVHDVIFTGTDKGVLHKSVVLGTEVHMVEEIQMLKNSEPIKNLLLSSHTQSLYAGSDSGVVQSPTAFCNRYQSCYDCILARDPYCAWDPHTSHCVKIAGLPSQQLRRLIQNLNGDADKCPKAPVLPLKDYRHISVKPGSSAELPCPLHSNTAHLTWRFNNSLLTEASRFHFIRENGLLIYSVAAEDQGHYECWSLEFARAVGKNFTRLLAGYILTLDVPHSSTTSQNREITHGVEGKVVPDGVLTSARAPQNFTTGVQLTSPPRSPLTPSSSSDPPPELRLPTEAEYLQHTNGTALLFLFLLFFILFLAAMAYNCYMQYLPPPCLRLRAALLGTHKKSEAPRPEYSACEAGLTDPSAASDKITAKPRPPQNNGQNPRALRDTGYETEPECGNGRVLSHDFGDESPSVQKPFDVDCDSQSIQFADADEPYC